In Sebaldella sp. S0638, a genomic segment contains:
- the ilvB gene encoding biosynthetic-type acetolactate synthase large subunit has protein sequence MEDKMISGARIILECLSRLGVKNIFGYPGGSVIPIYDELYSFKDLHHYFSRHEQGAAHEADGYARVSGEVGVCLATSGPGATNLVTGIMTAHMDSIPLLAITGQVVSNLLGKDAFQESDIVGITVPITKNNYLVQNIKDLPHMMKEAHYIARTGRPGPVLIDVPKDIQLAKIPYAEFEKLYNQEIELEGYEPTYHGHPMQIKKAVKEIQNAKKPLIIAGAGILRAGASDELKELAEKMDIPVTMTLLGLGAFPSSHELSLGMLGMHGTVYANYATAEADLIIAAGIRFDDRITGNPDKFCKNAKIIHIDIDPAEIGKNKKPDIPIVGDLKNILTEINEKLKDKDNKEWHAKIKEWKEEYPLIYKKQDESKLCPQEVLEKINSIVKGEAIIVTDVGQHQMWAAQYLDYEKPNTICTSGGAGTMGFGLPAAIGAQVAKPKEKVIAIVGDGGIQMNIQELMVAKQYNLPVKIIILNNSYLGMVRQWQEMFNEKRYSFVDLTHNPDFVKLGEAYGIKSVELSKPEDLSQMEELLNSDGPVLINCIVEKEENVFPMIPSGTSVDQMVGKKGEI, from the coding sequence ATGGAAGATAAGATGATAAGCGGGGCCAGAATAATACTGGAGTGCCTCAGCAGACTAGGAGTAAAAAATATATTCGGATATCCCGGCGGAAGCGTGATTCCTATTTATGATGAATTATACAGTTTTAAGGATCTTCATCACTATTTTTCAAGACATGAACAGGGAGCAGCGCATGAAGCTGACGGATATGCAAGGGTTTCCGGCGAAGTAGGTGTATGTCTTGCCACTTCAGGGCCGGGTGCTACCAATCTCGTAACAGGGATAATGACTGCACATATGGATTCGATACCTCTTCTTGCCATTACAGGGCAGGTAGTAAGCAATCTTTTGGGAAAAGATGCATTTCAGGAAAGTGATATTGTAGGAATAACAGTGCCGATCACAAAGAATAATTATCTGGTTCAGAATATAAAGGATCTGCCGCATATGATGAAAGAAGCTCATTATATAGCACGAACCGGAAGACCGGGGCCTGTACTTATAGATGTGCCGAAAGATATACAGCTGGCAAAAATTCCTTATGCGGAATTTGAAAAGCTTTATAATCAGGAAATAGAACTGGAAGGATACGAGCCTACATATCACGGGCATCCTATGCAGATAAAAAAGGCTGTAAAAGAGATACAAAATGCGAAAAAACCTTTAATTATAGCAGGAGCAGGAATACTAAGAGCCGGGGCAAGCGACGAGCTTAAGGAACTGGCGGAAAAGATGGATATACCTGTGACTATGACTCTTTTAGGTCTCGGGGCTTTTCCTTCAAGCCATGAATTATCACTGGGAATGTTGGGGATGCACGGAACAGTTTATGCGAACTATGCCACAGCAGAAGCAGATTTGATAATAGCGGCGGGAATCAGATTCGATGACAGAATTACAGGAAACCCTGATAAATTTTGTAAAAATGCAAAAATAATACATATTGATATAGATCCTGCGGAAATTGGAAAGAATAAAAAGCCTGACATACCAATAGTAGGAGATTTGAAAAATATACTAACAGAAATAAATGAAAAATTAAAAGATAAAGATAATAAAGAATGGCATGCAAAAATAAAGGAGTGGAAAGAAGAGTATCCTTTGATCTACAAAAAACAAGATGAATCAAAATTATGCCCTCAGGAAGTTCTGGAAAAAATAAACAGCATAGTAAAAGGAGAGGCAATAATAGTAACAGACGTGGGACAGCATCAAATGTGGGCAGCCCAGTATCTTGACTATGAGAAGCCGAATACAATATGTACTTCGGGAGGAGCAGGAACAATGGGATTCGGACTGCCGGCGGCAATCGGTGCACAGGTAGCCAAACCAAAAGAAAAAGTAATAGCAATAGTAGGCGACGGCGGAATACAAATGAACATTCAGGAACTGATGGTGGCAAAACAGTATAATCTTCCTGTAAAAATAATAATCTTGAATAATTCTTATCTGGGAATGGTAAGACAATGGCAGGAAATGTTCAATGAAAAAAGGTATTCATTTGTAGACCTTACGCATAATCCGGATTTTGTAAAGCTGGGTGAAGCTTATGGAATAAAATCTGTAGAGCTTTCAAAACCCGAAGATCTCTCGCAGATGGAAGAACTTCTGAATTCAGACGGGCCTGTACTGATAAACTGCATAGTTGAGAAAGAAGAAAATGTTTTTCCAATGATCCCCTCAGGAACAAGTGTTGACCAGATGGTAGGGAAAAAGGGGGAGATTTAG
- the ilvN gene encoding acetolactate synthase small subunit produces the protein MKKYEILIIAKNTDGIIARIMSLFNRRGYHALKMTAGVTNKIGYTRLTLTIEGDDKILDQIQKQVYKITDVVKVKIFPKDGVIRRELMLLKVKANIETRAQIVQIAEIYRGEVVDVSPDSVTMELTGDSQKLGGFVDIMESYGVLEIARTGVLAMSRGEKL, from the coding sequence ATGAAAAAATATGAAATTTTAATAATAGCGAAGAATACTGACGGAATAATAGCCAGAATAATGTCGCTTTTTAACAGAAGAGGATATCATGCCCTGAAAATGACAGCAGGGGTTACCAATAAAATAGGTTACACAAGGCTTACTCTTACAATAGAGGGCGATGATAAAATACTGGATCAGATACAAAAACAAGTGTATAAAATAACTGATGTAGTAAAAGTAAAGATATTCCCTAAAGACGGTGTTATCAGAAGGGAACTCATGCTTTTGAAAGTAAAGGCGAATATAGAAACAAGGGCTCAGATAGTCCAGATAGCAGAAATATACAGAGGTGAAGTAGTAGACGTTTCTCCTGATTCGGTAACAATGGAACTTACCGGGGACAGTCAGAAATTAGGCGGATTCGTGGATATAATGGAAAGTTACGGTGTACTGGAAATAGCAAGAACCGGGGTTTTGGCAATGAGCAGAGGAGAGAAGCTGTAA
- a CDS encoding flotillin family protein, whose protein sequence is MFLDPVLGIIISVSAILFIALLFFLTRYRRCPSDKILVIYGQGVGRTGESAKCIHGGGALVWPVIQSFGYLNLTPISIEVDLKKALSKQNIRVDVPSSFTVAISTEPEIMRNAAERLFGLKKENIESLAKEIILGQLRLVVATMNIEELNADRDKFLVAIAQNVETELKKIGLRLINVTDIKDESGYIEALGQEAAAHAINEAKKLVAEKERDGEIGKAEAEKEKRIKISQANAAAIQGENEAKISVAESDAIRREKEAEAIKRAISAEKVQAAKALEEAYRAEQITEVVRAEKVKAEQTADIVIPAEINKQKVEIDAEADAERIRRKAKGEADGIYYKMDAEARGIGDYIKNQAEGFAKLITASENDAQKAALLLIADKLPELVKYQSEAIKNIKLDKVIVWDNGGSDGDNKTSTANFISGMYQSVPPLNEMFNMAGLQLPSFLGKKLDEMEEKEKRNVVVQESNTGINDDIDEDKE, encoded by the coding sequence ATGTTTTTAGATCCGGTTTTAGGAATTATTATTTCAGTATCAGCAATATTATTTATTGCATTATTATTCTTTCTTACAAGATACAGAAGGTGTCCTTCTGATAAAATTCTTGTCATCTATGGACAAGGTGTCGGAAGAACAGGTGAATCTGCAAAATGTATACACGGAGGAGGTGCATTGGTATGGCCTGTTATCCAAAGCTTCGGTTACTTGAATCTTACTCCGATTTCTATTGAAGTAGATTTAAAAAAAGCTTTGAGTAAACAAAATATCAGAGTAGATGTTCCTTCCAGCTTCACAGTAGCCATTTCTACAGAACCTGAAATTATGAGAAATGCAGCTGAAAGGCTTTTTGGTTTGAAGAAAGAAAATATAGAAAGCTTAGCAAAAGAAATAATTCTCGGACAGCTTAGACTTGTAGTTGCTACAATGAATATAGAAGAATTAAATGCAGACAGGGATAAGTTCCTTGTGGCTATAGCACAAAATGTAGAAACTGAACTGAAAAAGATCGGGCTTCGTTTGATTAACGTTACTGATATTAAAGATGAGTCGGGATATATTGAAGCTCTCGGGCAGGAAGCTGCTGCTCATGCAATTAACGAAGCTAAAAAGCTGGTTGCTGAGAAAGAAAGAGACGGAGAAATTGGTAAAGCTGAAGCGGAAAAAGAAAAACGTATAAAAATTTCACAGGCAAATGCAGCAGCTATTCAGGGGGAGAATGAAGCTAAAATTAGTGTTGCCGAATCAGATGCAATACGTCGTGAAAAAGAAGCCGAAGCTATAAAAAGAGCTATTTCTGCTGAGAAGGTACAGGCTGCAAAGGCTCTTGAGGAAGCTTACCGTGCAGAACAGATAACTGAAGTGGTAAGAGCAGAAAAGGTAAAGGCAGAACAAACAGCTGATATTGTAATTCCTGCTGAAATAAATAAGCAGAAAGTAGAAATTGATGCAGAAGCTGATGCAGAAAGAATAAGAAGAAAAGCCAAAGGGGAAGCTGACGGAATTTACTATAAGATGGATGCCGAAGCACGTGGTATCGGTGATTATATCAAAAATCAGGCAGAAGGATTCGCAAAACTTATTACAGCAAGTGAAAATGATGCACAGAAGGCTGCTCTGCTTCTTATTGCAGATAAACTCCCTGAGCTTGTAAAATATCAGTCTGAAGCTATTAAAAATATTAAGCTGGATAAAGTTATCGTATGGGATAACGGAGGCTCTGACGGTGATAATAAGACATCCACAGCGAACTTTATATCAGGAATGTATCAGTCTGTTCCTCCTTTAAATGAAATGTTTAATATGGCAGGACTCCAGTTGCCTAGTTTTCTGGGAAAAAAGCTGGATGAGATGGAAGAAAAAGAGAAAAGAAATGTTGTTGTTCAGGAGAGCAATACTGGCATAAATGATGATATAGATGAGGATAAGGAATAA
- the cimA gene encoding citramalate synthase yields the protein MIKVEIFDTTLRDGAQARGISFSVKDKIAVTQAFDEFGIDYIEAGNPGSNPKDLEFFELIKSVELKHSKLVAFGSTRRKDVVPEEDQNLISLLQAGTEYVSIFGKSWDFHVTDIIKTTLENNLKMIKDTLLFLKSKGKKIIFDAEHFFDGYKSNPEYAIKALEAAKEGGAEVLTLCDTNGGCFPEEILEITKIVKEKLGDIKIGIHAHNDMGFGVANSAAAVEAGALQVQGTFLGYGERCGNANLSTIIANLQLKKDYELVPREKLNLLTSTARTIAEISNITIEDSMPYIGKNAFAHKGGMHIDGVSKASHSFEHINPELVGNEREFLLSEVSGRSTILEEIRRVDKDIQRDSEATMGIIERLKELEYQGYQFEGAKATFELVIRKYLGKYKPFFDLVYFDVKGNYIGKKYYSTAVVKVKVKDQIELTVAEGDGPVNALDQALRIALERFYPELKEMHLIDYKVRVLKGEENATASKVRVLIESADAKSSWTTIGVSTDIIEASWIALVDSIEYKLIQETLKRLVDFG from the coding sequence ATGATTAAGGTTGAAATCTTTGATACAACTTTAAGAGATGGTGCACAGGCACGGGGAATATCATTTTCAGTAAAGGATAAAATAGCTGTAACTCAGGCTTTTGATGAGTTTGGCATAGATTATATAGAAGCGGGGAATCCCGGTTCCAATCCTAAGGATCTTGAGTTCTTTGAACTTATAAAATCCGTGGAGCTGAAACATTCTAAGCTTGTAGCCTTCGGGAGTACAAGAAGAAAGGATGTAGTTCCGGAAGAGGATCAGAATCTTATTTCACTGCTTCAGGCAGGAACAGAATATGTTTCTATATTTGGAAAAAGCTGGGATTTTCATGTTACTGATATTATAAAAACAACACTTGAAAATAATCTGAAAATGATAAAAGACACGCTGTTATTTCTAAAATCAAAAGGAAAAAAGATTATCTTTGATGCCGAGCATTTTTTTGACGGGTACAAAAGTAATCCCGAATACGCAATAAAGGCTCTGGAAGCAGCCAAAGAAGGCGGAGCAGAGGTACTTACCCTTTGTGATACCAATGGAGGATGCTTTCCCGAAGAGATTTTGGAAATAACAAAAATAGTAAAAGAAAAACTCGGAGATATAAAAATAGGAATTCATGCACATAATGACATGGGGTTTGGAGTGGCAAATTCTGCAGCAGCAGTAGAAGCAGGAGCTTTGCAGGTGCAGGGAACATTTCTCGGATACGGGGAGCGATGCGGTAATGCTAATTTATCTACAATAATAGCCAATTTACAGCTGAAAAAAGATTATGAACTTGTTCCACGTGAAAAGTTAAATCTTCTTACAAGTACAGCAAGGACAATAGCAGAAATTTCGAATATAACAATAGAAGATTCTATGCCTTATATCGGGAAAAACGCTTTTGCACATAAAGGCGGAATGCATATAGACGGTGTTTCCAAAGCTTCACATTCTTTTGAGCATATAAATCCTGAGTTAGTAGGAAATGAAAGAGAATTTCTTCTCTCAGAAGTATCAGGAAGGTCTACTATTCTTGAAGAAATCAGAAGAGTGGATAAAGATATTCAGAGAGATTCAGAAGCGACAATGGGAATTATAGAAAGGCTCAAGGAGCTGGAATATCAGGGATATCAGTTTGAAGGGGCGAAGGCTACATTTGAACTTGTTATAAGAAAGTATCTCGGAAAGTATAAACCATTTTTTGATCTGGTATATTTTGATGTAAAAGGTAACTATATCGGGAAAAAATATTACTCTACAGCTGTGGTAAAAGTAAAGGTAAAGGATCAGATAGAGCTTACTGTTGCCGAAGGTGACGGGCCTGTAAATGCACTTGATCAGGCACTTAGAATAGCGCTTGAGAGATTTTATCCCGAGCTGAAAGAGATGCATCTGATTGACTATAAGGTAAGAGTGCTGAAAGGCGAGGAAAATGCAACGGCTTCCAAGGTAAGGGTTCTTATAGAGTCGGCTGATGCCAAGAGTTCTTGGACAACTATAGGTGTTTCTACTGATATAATAGAAGCCAGCTGGATTGCTCTTGTAGATTCTATAGAATACAAGCTTATACAGGAAACACTGAAAAGGCTTGTGGATTTTGGATAA
- the ilvA gene encoding threonine ammonia-lyase, whose product MLTLCDFVEAKERLSNVLVKTKLIYSSTFSKEFGNTVYIKPENLQRTGSFKIRGAYNKIFMLSEDEKKKGLIASSAGNHAQGVAFAAQKLGVKATIVMPKHTPLIKVEATARFGAEVVLHGEVYDEAYKKAKELQEEKGYIFVHPFDDEAVIAGQGTIALEILKELPDVDIIMVPLGGGGLISGIAAAAKQKNPDIKIIGVEPEGAASAIKSLSEGKVTELSESYTIADGAAVKRIGDTTFEYIKQYVDEIITVSDYELMESFLILVEKHKLIAENAGILSLAGLRKIKEKDKKIVSVLSGGNIDVLTISSMISKGLISRGRIFSFSVQLPDKPGQLQMVSDILTKLNANVIKLDHNQFKNLDRFHEVELQVTVETNGEEHIQKIIKEFKNFGYEILRINI is encoded by the coding sequence ATGCTAACATTATGCGACTTTGTGGAAGCCAAGGAAAGACTATCAAATGTACTGGTAAAAACTAAACTTATATATAGTTCTACATTTTCAAAAGAATTCGGGAATACAGTTTATATAAAACCGGAAAACCTTCAGAGAACCGGCTCATTTAAAATCAGGGGAGCATATAATAAAATATTTATGCTCTCTGAAGATGAAAAAAAGAAAGGCCTTATAGCTTCATCAGCAGGGAATCATGCTCAGGGAGTGGCATTTGCCGCACAAAAGCTGGGCGTCAAAGCAACAATAGTTATGCCGAAACACACACCTCTCATAAAAGTCGAGGCAACTGCAAGATTTGGCGCTGAAGTAGTTTTACATGGTGAAGTTTATGATGAAGCATACAAGAAGGCAAAAGAACTTCAGGAGGAAAAAGGGTATATTTTTGTACATCCTTTTGATGATGAAGCTGTGATTGCCGGTCAGGGTACAATAGCGCTGGAGATTTTGAAGGAACTTCCTGATGTAGATATAATAATGGTTCCTCTTGGAGGGGGCGGACTAATATCCGGGATAGCAGCAGCGGCAAAACAAAAGAATCCTGATATAAAAATAATAGGTGTAGAACCTGAAGGGGCAGCCAGTGCCATAAAATCACTAAGTGAAGGTAAGGTAACAGAACTTTCCGAGTCATATACAATAGCAGACGGAGCAGCGGTAAAAAGAATCGGTGATACTACCTTTGAATATATAAAACAATATGTTGATGAGATAATAACAGTTTCTGATTATGAACTTATGGAATCATTTCTGATACTGGTGGAAAAGCATAAGCTTATAGCTGAAAATGCCGGAATTTTATCACTGGCAGGGCTGAGAAAGATAAAAGAAAAGGATAAGAAGATAGTTTCTGTATTAAGCGGCGGAAATATCGACGTTTTGACAATATCTTCAATGATAAGCAAGGGACTTATTTCAAGAGGGAGAATATTTAGTTTTTCCGTTCAGCTTCCCGACAAACCGGGACAGCTTCAAATGGTATCAGATATATTGACAAAATTAAATGCCAATGTAATCAAACTGGATCATAACCAGTTTAAAAATCTTGACAGATTCCATGAAGTGGAGCTTCAGGTAACTGTGGAAACCAACGGAGAAGAACATATACAGAAAATAATAAAAGAATTTAAAAATTTTGGCTATGAAATTCTGAGAATAAATATATAA
- the ilvD gene encoding dihydroxy-acid dehydratase — protein sequence MMRSDNLKKGDRRAPHRSLLKGLGFINEEMDKPIIGIANSFNEIIPGHVHLQTLVQSVKDGIRMAGGVPMEFNTIGICDGLAMNHIGMKYSLVTRQIVADSIEATAMATPFDAMVFIPNCDKVVPGMLMAAARLNIPSIFISGGAMLAGVYKGKKIGLSNVFEYVGQFESGKMSAKELNMVEDMACPTCGSCSGMYTANTMNCLTEALGMGLPGNGTVPAVFSERLRLAKKAGMQILEILKADLKPRDIMTKEAFINAVAVDMALGGSTNTALHLPAVAHDAGVKLTIDDFNEIAARVPQLCKLSPSGEYFIEDLYRAGGVTGVMRRLFENGELDGSQKTVTLKTQEELCKEAYINDEDVIKPWDKPAYASGGLAVLKGNLAEQGSVVKAGAVADEMQVHSGPAKVYDSEEDAVDAILGGKVKSGDVVVIRYEGPKGGPGMREMLTPTSVIAGMGLDKEVALLTDGRFSGATRGASIGHVCPEAASGGTIAIVEDGDIIEIDIPNRTLNVKLSDEEIAVRKANLKPYKPEVSGYLKKYAMHVGSAVNGAIEEY from the coding sequence ATAATGAGAAGTGATAATTTGAAAAAAGGGGATAGAAGAGCACCGCACAGATCGCTGCTTAAAGGACTGGGGTTTATAAACGAGGAAATGGACAAGCCTATTATAGGTATTGCCAATTCATTTAATGAAATAATACCGGGACATGTACATCTTCAGACTCTTGTACAGTCTGTAAAAGACGGTATAAGAATGGCAGGAGGAGTTCCTATGGAATTTAATACAATAGGAATTTGTGACGGACTGGCAATGAATCACATAGGAATGAAGTATTCGCTGGTAACAAGACAGATAGTAGCTGACTCAATTGAAGCTACAGCAATGGCAACACCTTTTGACGCAATGGTTTTTATACCAAACTGTGATAAAGTAGTGCCGGGAATGCTTATGGCAGCTGCAAGACTGAATATACCAAGTATATTTATAAGTGGGGGAGCAATGCTTGCAGGTGTTTATAAAGGAAAAAAAATAGGACTCAGTAATGTTTTTGAATATGTGGGACAGTTTGAATCAGGAAAAATGTCTGCAAAAGAGCTGAATATGGTAGAAGATATGGCGTGTCCTACATGTGGATCATGTTCGGGAATGTACACGGCAAACACAATGAACTGCCTGACTGAAGCTTTGGGAATGGGACTTCCGGGAAATGGAACTGTACCGGCAGTATTCTCTGAAAGACTGAGACTGGCTAAAAAAGCAGGAATGCAGATACTCGAAATACTGAAAGCAGATCTGAAACCAAGAGATATAATGACAAAAGAAGCTTTTATAAATGCAGTGGCTGTGGATATGGCACTGGGAGGGTCTACAAATACAGCACTCCATCTGCCGGCAGTGGCACATGATGCAGGAGTAAAGCTCACTATAGATGATTTTAATGAAATAGCTGCAAGAGTACCTCAGCTTTGTAAATTATCACCTTCTGGAGAATACTTTATAGAAGATTTATACAGAGCCGGAGGAGTGACAGGTGTAATGAGAAGACTGTTTGAAAACGGGGAACTCGACGGAAGTCAGAAAACAGTTACTTTGAAAACACAGGAAGAGCTTTGTAAGGAAGCATATATAAATGATGAAGATGTAATAAAACCATGGGATAAGCCGGCGTATGCAAGCGGAGGACTGGCAGTGCTGAAAGGAAATCTGGCAGAACAGGGATCGGTGGTAAAGGCTGGAGCAGTGGCAGACGAAATGCAGGTGCATTCAGGACCGGCAAAAGTGTATGATTCTGAAGAAGACGCCGTGGACGCAATTCTCGGAGGAAAAGTAAAGAGCGGGGACGTAGTGGTAATAAGATATGAAGGGCCTAAAGGCGGACCGGGAATGAGAGAGATGCTTACTCCGACGTCTGTAATAGCAGGTATGGGTCTTGATAAAGAAGTGGCGCTTCTTACTGACGGAAGATTTTCCGGGGCAACAAGAGGAGCTTCAATAGGTCATGTGTGTCCTGAGGCAGCTTCCGGGGGAACTATAGCAATAGTAGAAGACGGCGATATTATAGAAATAGATATACCAAACAGAACTCTGAATGTAAAATTGAGCGATGAGGAAATTGCAGTAAGAAAGGCAAATCTAAAACCATATAAGCCGGAAGTAAGCGGATATTTGAAAAAATATGCAATGCATGTAGGATCAGCAGTTAACGGAGCAATAGAAGAATATTAA
- the ilvN gene encoding acetolactate synthase small subunit translates to MTKRHEILIIAKNKNGIVSRIMSLFNRRGYQVQKMTAGVTNKEGYARLTLTVEGDDKTLDQIQKQVYKIIDVVKVKVFPEEGVIRRELMLLKVKANHETRAQIVQIAEIYRGKVLDVSPTSLTIELTGDVQKLRGFIDILDNYGILEIAKTGVLAMSRGEKM, encoded by the coding sequence ATGACAAAAAGACATGAAATTTTGATAATAGCCAAAAATAAAAACGGTATAGTATCAAGAATAATGTCGCTTTTCAACAGAAGAGGCTACCAGGTTCAGAAAATGACAGCGGGAGTTACAAACAAAGAAGGATACGCAAGACTGACCCTTACTGTGGAAGGTGATGACAAAACACTTGACCAGATACAGAAACAGGTATATAAAATAATAGATGTGGTAAAGGTAAAGGTGTTTCCCGAAGAGGGAGTTATCAGAAGGGAGCTTATGCTTCTGAAAGTAAAGGCAAATCATGAAACAAGAGCACAGATAGTACAGATAGCAGAGATTTACAGGGGAAAAGTGCTGGATGTTTCACCAACATCGCTTACAATAGAGTTAACAGGTGATGTACAAAAATTAAGAGGATTTATAGATATTCTGGATAACTACGGCATACTTGAAATAGCCAAAACAGGAGTTCTTGCTATGAGCCGTGGAGAAAAAATGTAA
- a CDS encoding 2-isopropylmalate synthase codes for MTRKIKIFDTTLRDGEQTPRVNLNSQEKLRIAKQLESLGVDIIEAGFAISSPGDFDAVSLISEHVKNSTVASLARAVTKDIETAAKALEKANKKRIHIFLATSPLHREFKLKMSKEEILDKIYEAVKYGKTLMDDIQFSAEDAMRTEPEYLVEAYNAAIAAGATTINVPDTVGYRTPTEIFERITYLRKNVKGIDAVDISTHCHNDLGLAVANSIAAVEAGATQVECTINGLGERAGNTSLEEVVMILATRKDRYENLVTGIDTKQIYPTSKMVSLLTGIATQPNKAIVGANAFSHESGIHQHGVLANPETYEIITPESVGRDTNSLVLGKLSGKHAFIDKMEKLGFSLENEKIDELFAEFKKLADKKKYILDEDIISLVTGDAGKFEGRVKLKSFEITRKEGKPKAEVTITIDNNEQTMTAIGDGPVDAAYHAINNMLGNSYDVAEYKLDSITGDTDAQAQVVVIIEKNGERHMGRGQSTDIVEASIVAYINAVNRLYKGEKND; via the coding sequence ATGACTAGAAAAATAAAGATATTTGATACTACATTGAGAGACGGGGAACAGACACCCAGAGTAAACCTGAATTCACAGGAGAAATTGAGAATAGCAAAACAGCTGGAATCATTAGGAGTAGATATAATAGAAGCGGGGTTTGCCATTTCGTCTCCCGGAGATTTCGATGCTGTGAGCTTAATATCTGAACATGTAAAAAATTCTACAGTAGCCAGTTTGGCAAGAGCTGTGACAAAGGATATAGAAACAGCTGCAAAGGCACTGGAAAAGGCAAATAAGAAGAGAATACATATTTTTCTTGCTACTTCACCGCTGCACAGGGAATTTAAACTGAAAATGAGCAAAGAAGAGATACTTGATAAGATTTATGAAGCAGTAAAGTATGGAAAAACATTAATGGATGATATACAGTTTTCAGCAGAAGACGCTATGAGAACAGAGCCTGAGTATCTGGTAGAGGCATATAACGCGGCTATAGCGGCAGGAGCAACAACAATAAATGTTCCGGATACAGTGGGATACAGAACTCCTACGGAAATCTTTGAGAGAATAACATATTTAAGAAAAAATGTAAAAGGGATAGATGCAGTGGACATTTCTACACACTGTCACAATGATCTGGGGCTTGCAGTGGCGAATTCAATAGCAGCTGTAGAAGCAGGGGCTACACAGGTAGAGTGTACTATAAACGGTCTTGGGGAAAGAGCCGGAAATACTTCACTTGAAGAAGTGGTAATGATTCTTGCTACAAGAAAAGACAGATATGAAAATCTTGTAACAGGAATAGATACAAAACAAATCTATCCTACAAGTAAGATGGTCAGCCTTCTTACAGGAATAGCCACACAGCCTAACAAAGCAATTGTGGGAGCTAATGCATTTTCTCATGAGTCTGGAATCCACCAGCACGGAGTACTTGCTAATCCGGAAACTTATGAAATAATAACTCCGGAGAGTGTAGGAAGGGATACAAACAGCCTTGTACTCGGGAAATTATCAGGAAAACATGCTTTTATCGATAAAATGGAAAAACTTGGATTTTCTCTTGAAAATGAAAAAATTGATGAATTATTCGCAGAGTTTAAAAAGCTTGCAGATAAGAAAAAATACATTCTTGATGAAGATATCATATCGCTTGTAACTGGAGATGCAGGTAAATTCGAAGGAAGAGTAAAGCTGAAAAGTTTCGAGATCACAAGAAAAGAAGGAAAGCCGAAAGCAGAGGTTACGATTACTATAGATAATAATGAACAAACAATGACAGCTATAGGAGACGGGCCGGTGGATGCGGCATATCATGCAATAAATAACATGCTTGGCAACAGCTATGATGTGGCAGAATACAAGCTGGATTCAATAACCGGCGATACTGATGCACAGGCTCAGGTAGTAGTGATAATAGAGAAAAACGGTGAAAGACATATGGGTAGAGGGCAGAGTACAGATATAGTGGAAGCTAGTATTGTAGCGTATATTAATGCCGTAAACCGGCTCTATAAAGGAGAAAAAAATGATTAA